A genomic stretch from Telmatocola sphagniphila includes:
- a CDS encoding sigma-70 family RNA polymerase sigma factor, producing MNTFKHSELEALADQQVRYAPVERRHEQLIEAQKLLGEVKLGSTYPYAYVCFRITGYRSKTHADLLIEGIELQNDLHLIVRMLERSIPALPIEEAREPMLTLEEISRKFNVSTKTISRWRVRGLVGNRVIMNGRRQLAFPQSIVESFLNQHQDRVARSSRFSHLTTSEKDKILHNARRFARAGASLTETSRRIARQLGRSVEAIRYTIRNFDQENPPLAIFLKPVGVAMTEDTTQERKGIAMNTLAKKYGRERNPQFKDKNEVRAESLLKTPVDYIYNADFDDSTKENEILASMPGEEKFQADRKSMKAPKDVPAELASLYEWPLLSREQEAHQFRLMNFLKHKLHKLRQSINPDQPRVKEMRQVEELRLKIQDVKNRLINCNMRLVASIAKKHSLQGESLFELISDGNVSLLRAVEKFDYGRGNKFSTYASWAIMKNYARSIPEEKKQREHYLTGAEDVFEARADVRSDEQELLAQAETARSKINILLDGLDPRTREVIKMRNGLDGSAEMTLEQIGKLFGITKERVRQINVRGMKQLRERALTHSVEIPA from the coding sequence GTGAATACCTTCAAGCATTCAGAATTGGAAGCTTTGGCGGACCAGCAGGTGCGATACGCTCCCGTGGAACGCCGTCATGAGCAGTTGATTGAGGCGCAAAAGCTTCTGGGAGAAGTGAAACTTGGGTCGACCTACCCTTATGCGTACGTCTGCTTTCGAATCACTGGTTACCGGTCTAAAACCCATGCGGATTTGCTCATCGAAGGTATCGAGCTTCAGAACGATCTTCATCTGATCGTCCGCATGCTCGAAAGATCGATTCCCGCGCTTCCGATTGAAGAAGCCCGGGAACCGATGCTCACGCTGGAAGAAATCAGCAGAAAATTTAATGTATCCACGAAGACGATCAGTCGATGGCGGGTTCGTGGACTAGTTGGCAATCGGGTGATCATGAATGGTCGCCGACAGTTGGCTTTCCCGCAATCGATCGTCGAATCGTTTTTGAATCAACACCAGGATCGCGTGGCAAGGAGTAGCAGATTTTCTCATCTGACTACGTCGGAGAAAGACAAGATTCTCCACAATGCCCGACGATTTGCCCGGGCCGGCGCATCGCTCACGGAAACGAGCCGCCGAATTGCCCGGCAGTTAGGAAGATCGGTCGAAGCTATCCGGTATACCATTCGGAACTTCGATCAGGAGAACCCCCCGCTGGCTATTTTCCTCAAACCAGTTGGGGTTGCGATGACTGAGGATACCACACAGGAACGGAAGGGGATCGCCATGAACACCCTTGCGAAGAAATACGGTCGGGAGCGGAATCCGCAGTTCAAAGATAAGAATGAAGTGCGAGCCGAGTCTCTGCTCAAGACACCGGTCGATTACATATACAATGCCGACTTCGATGACTCGACGAAGGAAAACGAAATCCTGGCGTCCATGCCGGGGGAAGAAAAATTCCAGGCCGACCGCAAGAGCATGAAAGCTCCCAAAGACGTTCCTGCCGAACTTGCTTCCCTGTACGAATGGCCGCTGTTAAGCCGGGAGCAGGAAGCTCATCAGTTCCGACTGATGAATTTCCTGAAACACAAGCTGCATAAGCTGCGACAGTCGATCAATCCGGATCAACCCCGCGTCAAAGAAATGCGGCAGGTGGAAGAACTCCGCCTGAAAATTCAGGATGTGAAGAATCGACTGATCAATTGCAATATGCGGTTGGTGGCCTCCATTGCCAAAAAACACTCCCTGCAAGGGGAAAGCCTGTTCGAACTTATTTCGGACGGGAATGTATCTTTGCTCCGTGCCGTTGAAAAATTCGACTACGGACGAGGTAATAAATTCAGTACCTATGCCAGTTGGGCCATAATGAAAAATTATGCCCGTAGCATTCCCGAAGAAAAGAAGCAGCGTGAGCATTACCTCACGGGTGCGGAAGATGTCTTCGAAGCTCGCGCCGACGTTCGTTCGGACGAACAGGAATTGCTGGCCCAGGCGGAAACTGCTCGCAGCAAGATCAATATCCTGCTCGATGGTCTCGACCCTCGAACGCGGGAAGTGATTAAGATGCGAAACGGTCTCGACGGGTCCGCGGAAATGACCCTCGAACAGATTGGCAAGCTCTTTGGAATTACCAAAGAACGCGTTCGCCAGATCAACGTTCGGGGTATGAAGCAGCTTCGAGAACGGGCACTGACCCACAGTGTGGAGATTCCCGCTTAA
- a CDS encoding tetratricopeptide repeat protein, with protein sequence MNTKSESQFAAKFRAKDDRPRRLSAWVGLALTVASSTTLFAGYFLFSNAGALMAAPRTDDDDVIWKAKAPAAPTSQVVIPAVVPGTAKPEDPFKLSQQAQIPASTVPAAVGTLPNSRVKSVLQNYGQAGVQQTGFQPPLSPLPKNPPEDPKLKLDPPANTPQTKPADTGAPARPTEPAILQGEQIPTKPKPVNQGRPNRTPEDEALLTAARTAYEQSRYDIAAERFERYLSLHPKDVEIRREYAGVLNLAGEPRRAAAQYEILIADDPNSLEYRALVGDLYIIAKDYRKAIGHFATAIELNKSDPDAKRRLRSEFELSVRLARAFAFDGDYKHAEQVYDRFLATIRPEDPTAPPALGALLLDLERPNEALSYLMEQKKRNPENLEVLASLVRALARLGERQAAMEQLVAMAGVKPKEKAVRIVLGDSLFAAEEFEIAGHVYNQVLQVDPANGNALIGLAKVHLAMYLPANAKKILDSFVPGNNVQRAYLLTYAEYHQVVGEYTEAKLIYKDMLRRNELDHEVRLSLGLLFDYTKEWEKAKAEYAKIPPNFPIIGKKARLAFAASLFNQRKYQEAVDVTRTILTDFPDDPAVISQMIRHLAKAGQADQGVALARAFLASNPRSEVAAFSIRSTLAKTLLECNRYLDASREYEIILSRPIGRVPSSYYGLARASEKMGNVQRASELIGCIIGVLGGDTRQRLVLADLYSADYDDAHVVELCMGALQYDPNNLAVLIRLADGMQRQARYTGQPQAAFEYCIRILNLSPTNVRGHLAMSRCFAIAQNYRKSAAQYMQLIQIDPEFTIPPRERARVLYSDHQFSAARSQYQAMLSPAPDQYLIGELAGVVQRQPKVRTILEPYTMTSLTGPGLRKEMERVACTLPDDEAKLAVLRLINDYDAKVAEQKAFALEMEAKELKDYRNYQALPAYDAINRYEPTNTETLFDMGQVYGALTMTRRAQELYNGTLAVDPTHRDTMVAIERSGADLNPSLDMSYDYFRERGRDGLASIDRQRLSTGVKLPWGDENEYIEFGYDRVLYQPTIYNNDDGNIPWIRMQKKFDDNRLLLYGQMNLELFQNGFQTRPTFDVGFQYAHDDCLKTRGGLYLDNVAENGESIRQDIHRFGAYVGADVLMTRTWDFGGTYRYGHYSDSNNMNMLELYNENSLTLPPKQLKIVEKYTFYGYSSQTIFPTDPPNPLDLFGTIHPYFAPKTFNYGEIRLEWWHWFSRDYFVHSDQCWYSLQYGLGADDRLVTYNDFKGLINYDITSWMTFGIMGHVQLSSAYKMYEAMGYVSIRMP encoded by the coding sequence ATGAACACGAAATCCGAAAGCCAGTTCGCCGCCAAATTCAGAGCGAAAGATGATCGCCCGCGGCGATTGTCAGCTTGGGTTGGGCTGGCCCTGACCGTTGCAAGCTCGACGACATTGTTCGCGGGCTATTTTCTATTTTCCAATGCGGGCGCCCTCATGGCCGCACCCCGTACGGATGACGACGATGTCATTTGGAAGGCCAAGGCTCCCGCTGCGCCCACTTCTCAAGTGGTCATCCCGGCCGTAGTTCCAGGTACCGCGAAGCCCGAGGATCCTTTCAAGCTTTCGCAGCAGGCTCAGATTCCGGCGAGTACCGTGCCTGCCGCGGTTGGCACTCTCCCGAATTCCCGAGTTAAATCCGTACTTCAAAATTACGGCCAGGCAGGTGTGCAGCAAACGGGTTTTCAGCCTCCGCTGAGCCCTTTGCCTAAGAACCCGCCGGAGGATCCGAAACTCAAACTGGATCCGCCAGCGAACACTCCCCAGACCAAACCAGCAGATACCGGCGCTCCGGCACGTCCCACGGAGCCGGCGATCCTGCAAGGTGAACAGATTCCGACCAAACCCAAACCGGTCAATCAGGGTCGGCCTAACCGCACGCCCGAAGACGAAGCCTTGCTGACCGCCGCTCGAACGGCCTACGAACAATCTCGATATGACATCGCCGCGGAGAGATTTGAGCGATATCTCTCTCTCCATCCCAAGGATGTGGAAATTCGCAGGGAGTATGCGGGCGTATTGAACCTGGCGGGAGAGCCTCGCCGGGCTGCGGCTCAGTATGAAATTCTCATTGCAGACGATCCCAATTCACTCGAATATCGTGCTCTTGTAGGTGATCTGTACATCATCGCCAAGGACTATCGGAAGGCAATCGGCCATTTCGCTACGGCTATCGAACTGAATAAGAGTGACCCGGATGCCAAGCGTCGGCTTCGATCCGAATTCGAATTGTCGGTCCGTTTAGCCCGGGCATTTGCCTTCGACGGTGATTATAAACACGCCGAACAGGTATATGACCGCTTCCTGGCGACCATTCGTCCGGAAGATCCGACCGCACCTCCGGCCCTGGGGGCGCTGCTCTTGGACCTCGAACGGCCCAATGAAGCCCTGTCCTACCTGATGGAGCAGAAAAAACGCAATCCGGAAAATCTGGAAGTCCTTGCCAGTTTGGTACGTGCTCTGGCTCGATTGGGTGAGCGACAAGCGGCCATGGAGCAATTAGTGGCCATGGCCGGCGTGAAGCCCAAGGAAAAGGCGGTTCGAATTGTTCTTGGCGATTCTTTATTCGCAGCGGAAGAATTTGAAATCGCCGGGCACGTTTACAATCAGGTCCTCCAGGTCGATCCGGCGAATGGCAATGCCCTGATCGGTCTGGCCAAGGTTCACTTGGCCATGTATCTGCCGGCCAACGCCAAGAAAATCCTCGACAGCTTCGTTCCAGGCAACAACGTCCAGCGAGCTTATTTACTGACCTATGCCGAATATCATCAGGTCGTCGGCGAATACACCGAAGCCAAATTGATTTACAAGGATATGCTTCGACGGAACGAACTCGATCATGAAGTTCGTCTCTCATTAGGCCTTCTCTTCGATTACACCAAGGAGTGGGAAAAGGCCAAAGCCGAATATGCCAAGATTCCGCCGAACTTCCCGATCATCGGCAAGAAAGCGAGATTGGCCTTCGCCGCTTCACTCTTCAATCAACGCAAGTATCAAGAAGCGGTCGATGTCACGCGGACAATTTTGACCGATTTCCCGGATGATCCCGCAGTGATCAGTCAAATGATCCGCCATCTGGCGAAAGCGGGTCAGGCGGATCAAGGTGTGGCACTGGCTCGAGCGTTTCTTGCTTCGAACCCTCGCAGCGAAGTGGCGGCTTTCTCGATTCGCTCGACTCTGGCTAAAACGCTGCTGGAATGCAATCGCTACCTCGATGCTTCCCGCGAGTACGAAATCATTCTTTCCCGTCCGATCGGTCGTGTGCCCTCCTCCTATTATGGATTGGCCCGAGCATCCGAGAAAATGGGAAATGTGCAGCGAGCCTCTGAATTGATCGGTTGTATTATCGGCGTATTGGGAGGCGATACGCGCCAGCGACTCGTTCTGGCGGATCTCTACTCCGCGGATTACGACGATGCCCATGTCGTGGAACTTTGCATGGGAGCCTTGCAGTACGATCCCAACAACCTGGCGGTCTTAATCCGTCTCGCGGATGGAATGCAGCGTCAGGCACGCTATACCGGCCAACCGCAAGCCGCTTTTGAATACTGCATCCGGATCCTCAACCTGTCTCCGACAAACGTTCGCGGGCACCTGGCGATGTCTCGATGCTTTGCTATCGCACAGAATTATCGGAAATCGGCTGCACAATATATGCAGTTGATTCAGATCGATCCGGAATTTACGATTCCGCCTCGCGAACGCGCTCGCGTTCTCTATAGCGATCATCAGTTCAGCGCGGCACGATCTCAATACCAGGCCATGCTGTCTCCCGCACCCGATCAGTATTTGATTGGCGAACTGGCCGGAGTCGTCCAACGGCAGCCCAAGGTTCGCACCATTCTGGAACCCTATACCATGACCAGCCTCACCGGGCCGGGCTTGCGTAAGGAAATGGAACGCGTCGCCTGCACGCTCCCGGATGATGAGGCGAAACTGGCCGTACTGCGTCTGATCAACGATTACGATGCAAAGGTGGCCGAGCAGAAGGCTTTTGCTTTGGAAATGGAAGCCAAAGAACTCAAGGATTATCGGAATTATCAGGCTCTTCCGGCCTACGATGCCATCAATCGTTACGAACCGACCAATACCGAAACTCTCTTCGACATGGGACAGGTATACGGCGCTTTGACGATGACTCGCCGTGCCCAGGAACTTTATAACGGTACCCTGGCGGTGGATCCCACGCATCGCGATACCATGGTCGCGATCGAACGATCCGGAGCCGACCTGAATCCATCTTTGGATATGTCGTACGACTACTTCCGGGAACGGGGCCGCGATGGACTGGCATCGATCGATCGGCAGCGGTTATCCACGGGTGTGAAACTGCCCTGGGGGGATGAGAACGAGTACATCGAGTTCGGCTACGATCGAGTTCTCTACCAACCGACCATTTATAACAACGACGATGGAAACATCCCGTGGATCCGAATGCAGAAGAAGTTCGATGACAACAGACTCTTACTCTACGGTCAAATGAATCTGGAGCTTTTCCAGAACGGGTTCCAAACTCGCCCGACTTTTGATGTCGGCTTCCAGTACGCTCACGATGACTGCCTCAAGACTCGTGGCGGTCTGTACCTGGATAATGTCGCCGAGAACGGCGAATCGATCCGGCAGGATATCCATCGGTTCGGAGCCTATGTGGGGGCCGATGTGCTGATGACCCGCACCTGGGACTTCGGTGGTACCTATCGTTATGGGCATTATTCAGATAGCAACAACATGAATATGTTGGAACTCTATAACGAAAACAGCCTGACCCTGCCGCCGAAGCAGCTGAAGATTGTTGAGAAGTACACCTTCTATGGTTACTCTTCTCAGACGATTTTCCCGACCGACCCGCCAAATCCGCTGGATTTGTTCGGCACGATCCATCCATACTTTGCACCGAAGACTTTCAATTACGGGGAAATTCGACTCGAATGGTGGCACTGGTTCAGCCGGGATTACTTCGTGCACAGCGACCAATGCTGGTATAGCCTGCAATACGGGCTAGGTGCGGACGACCGACTGGTCACCTACAACGACTTCAAGGGGTTGATTAACTACGACATTACGAGTTGGATGACCTTCGGAATCATGGGTCATGTGCAGCTATCAAGTGCCTACAAGATGTATGAGGCAATGGGGTATGTCTCCATTCGCATGCCCTAA
- a CDS encoding DUF1570 domain-containing protein, whose product MSSPRFRNHRFFSVLWLAALLIGVQLGCASFKSNEEKETKAALIPAPGKYSLRLSQYVFYADFPLKDHSGMFQELAELHDQVFNELQLPPSTAIVQVFLFEDQARYEKYMRNRYPDLPRRRAFFISQPRSSRGTEDLLVFTYWGDNITEDLRHELTHALLHSSLHEVPLWLDEGLAEYFELPPANHGLNSSHLEQLRRGPFTPDLARMEQLNQVQQMERAEYREAWAWVHYLMQSKPDRKKVLLDYLQELRTPQRSATSMMSRLRELTPTVNDELRDHLAGLDENKVGDASKP is encoded by the coding sequence ATGAGTTCTCCCAGGTTTCGAAATCATCGGTTCTTTTCAGTGCTGTGGCTGGCAGCCTTGTTAATCGGAGTTCAGCTTGGCTGCGCTTCTTTTAAATCGAATGAAGAAAAGGAAACCAAGGCCGCCCTCATCCCGGCACCCGGTAAATATTCTCTCCGCCTATCCCAGTACGTTTTCTATGCCGATTTTCCCTTGAAAGACCATTCGGGCATGTTCCAGGAACTGGCCGAACTGCACGATCAAGTCTTTAACGAACTGCAATTGCCACCTTCAACGGCCATAGTTCAAGTATTTCTCTTCGAAGATCAGGCCCGCTACGAAAAATATATGCGGAACCGGTACCCCGATTTGCCGCGTCGGCGAGCCTTCTTTATCTCGCAACCGCGCTCCTCGCGCGGAACGGAAGACCTGCTAGTCTTTACCTACTGGGGGGATAACATCACGGAAGATCTCCGGCACGAATTGACTCACGCTTTGTTACACAGTTCATTGCACGAGGTGCCCCTTTGGCTCGATGAGGGCTTGGCGGAATACTTTGAATTACCCCCCGCCAATCATGGTTTGAATTCTTCCCACCTAGAGCAGTTGCGCCGCGGCCCGTTTACGCCCGATCTGGCGAGAATGGAACAACTCAATCAGGTTCAGCAAATGGAGAGAGCGGAATATCGCGAAGCCTGGGCCTGGGTCCACTATCTGATGCAATCCAAGCCGGATCGTAAAAAGGTGCTTCTAGATTACTTGCAGGAATTGCGAACCCCTCAGAGAAGCGCCACCTCTATGATGTCCCGCCTCCGCGAGTTAACACCGACAGTAAACGACGAACTTCGCGATCATCTGGCCGGTTTGGACGAAAACAAAGTTGGCGACGCGAGTAAACCCTAG
- a CDS encoding lipopolysaccharide kinase InaA family protein, with protein MTDSSANSDNQAANSKLDIPLSANPQKIVALVEGADHVCCRYRITAFKAIIERAGHQLELAAIPKGPLARWNLFRRLKLYDIVILQRKLFSGWELLLLRKYAKKLIFDYDDAVWSRDSFAKSSYDRKRNRRFINICRVADVVTPGNKFLKQNSLHYATWVTLPVQWVVANPESILIPTCVDENLYPRDPISKPDDKIRLVWIGSSSTLQGLKQICSVLDSLAEVSDRLVLRIICDQELELSKLPVEFVPWDAKSEVLRIAESDIGISWIPDDFWSRGKCGLKTLQYMAAGLPVIANPVGVHPEMIIEGENGFLVRDENAWLKAVRSLIEKPDLRRSMGLNSRQRFENRYSVQRGAAVWLKLIDALSKPSENHSVRQKPRGEGNRIPTANEIQWQHSLASPLNSETLNLQLLLREGHAEIIKEGPHRTVFRVLIDRERYYWKFCKLSGPRAWAREWLRQPKARLEFDQARALWKMGIATFEPIAWGVELGFFAGQSHLITREIGETQSLMDLLESWTCIAPAPRDRRNLTKAFAGFVANLHNQGIMHPDPHPGNFLIRWEDRTQAPEFFLLDIHAVTRHSYGYLNTEVTKIHLALINRWFVLRTTRLDRMRFWREYFKLRRWWEKLTVRAVDAETRKQNFDFWASRYRRAISHKRHFPSLKSRSMKGFRAANCPSELADILMSDPDQPFAQLERLWKNSKSSSVVPLEFQRRQYVLKRFRIQSFGDALKNRFRRSPALHSWLMGHALLDRLLPTAIPVLVLHRMHRGIPREGYLLCELLPEAQELQEVLDVEFDQCRAYKRELIHQLAHTIRHMHERGITHRDLKAANLLVQIRYPKPKVSFIDLVGMRIRRQISPHRAWRDLVRLNASFIESRNITRTDRLRFLRTYQLWPLRGREDWKACWKWVAEATQAKIARNQKRGRVLK; from the coding sequence TTGACTGACTCGTCTGCCAATTCGGATAACCAAGCGGCCAATTCGAAGTTGGATATTCCGCTTTCCGCAAATCCTCAGAAAATCGTCGCGCTGGTGGAGGGGGCCGACCATGTGTGTTGCCGGTATCGCATCACAGCCTTCAAAGCAATAATCGAACGAGCGGGTCACCAGCTGGAACTCGCTGCGATTCCAAAAGGGCCTCTAGCTCGCTGGAATTTGTTTCGCCGACTGAAACTGTACGACATCGTCATATTGCAACGGAAGCTTTTTTCCGGCTGGGAACTGCTACTCCTCCGCAAGTATGCCAAGAAACTGATATTCGATTATGACGATGCCGTCTGGTCCCGAGATTCTTTTGCAAAGTCCAGTTATGACCGCAAGAGGAATCGACGCTTCATCAATATCTGTAGAGTCGCAGATGTCGTCACTCCTGGAAACAAGTTTCTCAAGCAAAATTCCCTGCATTATGCAACTTGGGTTACCTTGCCAGTCCAATGGGTGGTTGCAAACCCGGAAAGTATCCTTATCCCGACCTGCGTAGACGAGAATCTATACCCTCGAGACCCCATATCAAAACCGGATGATAAAATTCGACTGGTTTGGATAGGATCCTCAAGCACCCTGCAGGGGCTGAAACAAATTTGTTCCGTGCTCGATTCGTTGGCAGAGGTTTCGGATAGATTAGTCCTTCGCATTATCTGCGATCAGGAGCTGGAGCTTTCAAAACTTCCAGTGGAATTCGTGCCCTGGGATGCCAAAAGTGAAGTGCTGAGAATCGCCGAATCAGATATCGGAATCAGTTGGATTCCCGATGACTTCTGGAGTCGAGGGAAGTGTGGACTCAAAACGCTGCAATACATGGCCGCCGGGCTACCGGTAATCGCAAATCCAGTCGGCGTACATCCGGAGATGATTATCGAAGGCGAAAATGGCTTCCTGGTCCGCGACGAAAATGCATGGCTAAAAGCGGTAAGATCTTTAATTGAAAAGCCGGATCTTCGCCGAAGTATGGGTTTGAATTCGCGGCAGCGATTTGAAAATCGTTATAGCGTGCAGAGGGGTGCGGCAGTCTGGCTGAAACTAATCGATGCACTGAGCAAGCCGTCAGAGAATCACTCAGTTAGACAAAAACCCAGAGGTGAAGGAAATCGGATCCCCACTGCCAATGAGATTCAATGGCAACATTCCTTGGCTTCACCACTGAACAGCGAGACTCTGAATTTACAATTGCTGTTAAGAGAGGGCCATGCGGAAATCATTAAAGAAGGTCCTCATCGCACGGTCTTTCGGGTGCTCATTGATCGTGAAAGATATTATTGGAAATTCTGCAAGCTCAGCGGGCCGCGTGCCTGGGCTAGGGAATGGCTGCGTCAGCCGAAAGCGCGGCTCGAATTTGATCAGGCCAGAGCGCTCTGGAAAATGGGTATTGCCACCTTTGAGCCGATAGCGTGGGGAGTAGAACTGGGCTTCTTCGCGGGACAAAGTCATTTGATCACTAGAGAAATCGGCGAAACTCAATCGCTGATGGACTTGCTCGAAAGTTGGACATGCATTGCCCCGGCACCCAGAGATCGGCGAAATCTGACGAAAGCCTTCGCGGGATTTGTGGCTAATTTACACAATCAAGGAATAATGCATCCCGATCCTCACCCGGGAAATTTTCTGATCCGTTGGGAAGATCGCACTCAGGCTCCCGAATTTTTCCTGCTGGATATCCATGCCGTGACTCGCCACAGCTACGGTTATCTCAACACCGAAGTAACAAAAATCCATTTAGCCCTAATCAATCGCTGGTTCGTTTTGCGTACCACACGTCTGGATCGAATGCGATTCTGGCGAGAATATTTTAAACTTCGCAGATGGTGGGAGAAACTGACTGTCCGCGCCGTCGATGCGGAAACTCGAAAGCAAAATTTTGACTTTTGGGCTTCCCGGTACAGACGAGCTATTTCACACAAGCGTCATTTTCCGAGCTTAAAATCCCGGAGTATGAAAGGCTTTCGTGCGGCGAATTGTCCCAGTGAACTCGCCGATATATTGATGAGTGATCCAGATCAACCATTCGCTCAGCTCGAACGGTTGTGGAAGAATTCCAAAAGCTCTTCGGTGGTTCCGCTCGAATTTCAAAGACGGCAATACGTACTCAAACGATTCCGAATTCAGAGCTTTGGCGATGCACTGAAAAATCGCTTCCGCCGATCTCCCGCGCTCCATTCCTGGCTGATGGGGCATGCGCTGCTGGATCGTCTTCTACCCACCGCCATTCCTGTGCTCGTCCTGCATCGGATGCACCGGGGGATTCCTCGGGAAGGCTACCTTCTTTGTGAGTTGCTTCCAGAAGCCCAGGAACTTCAGGAAGTATTGGACGTCGAGTTCGATCAGTGCCGTGCGTACAAACGAGAATTGATACATCAGCTTGCTCATACGATTCGACACATGCACGAACGGGGCATCACCCATCGCGATTTGAAAGCCGCCAACTTGCTTGTACAAATCCGCTACCCCAAACCCAAGGTGTCTTTCATTGATCTCGTTGGGATGCGCATCCGCCGGCAAATTTCACCCCACAGAGCCTGGCGAGACCTGGTTCGGCTGAATGCCAGCTTTATCGAATCGAGAAATATTACCCGAACCGATCGGCTGCGCTTCTTAAGAACCTATCAGTTATGGCCTTTGAGAGGACGCGAAGATTGGAAAGCTTGCTGGAAATGGGTGGCTGAGGCAACCCAGGCAAAGATCGCCCGCAACCAGAAACGGGGCAGGGTACTTAAATAG
- a CDS encoding DNA polymerase ligase N-terminal domain-containing protein, which produces MQPIPEPRFTISEHDWPTLHWDLFLEVEAVLWSWRLLADPRASTVIPVERTTDHRKLYLDYEGPVSDNRGTVRIIETGRFRPTSKFFDQFELKGKSLSGLWRFACIEGSECLIREGNVKSGELRDS; this is translated from the coding sequence TTGCAGCCGATTCCGGAACCCAGATTCACTATTTCGGAGCATGACTGGCCGACGTTGCATTGGGATTTGTTTCTGGAAGTTGAAGCCGTTTTATGGAGTTGGCGGCTATTGGCTGACCCCAGAGCTTCGACAGTGATACCGGTCGAAAGAACCACCGATCACCGGAAGCTCTATCTCGATTATGAAGGGCCTGTTAGCGACAATCGCGGAACGGTTCGCATCATCGAAACAGGCAGATTTCGGCCCACGTCGAAATTCTTCGACCAGTTCGAGCTGAAGGGTAAGAGCCTGAGCGGTCTGTGGAGGTTCGCCTGCATCGAAGGCAGTGAATGCCTCATTCGCGAGGGAAATGTCAAATCAGGGGAGTTGCGCGACTCGTGA
- a CDS encoding flavoprotein: MANILLGVTGSVAAIKVPELFAELTALGHQVRIVTTQKAKYFFDNAPFIAQKCLIDDAAEWPGQEDGRQYQRGDMVLHIELRKWADLFLIAPLDANTLAKVANGICDNCLTSVYRCWDLTRPVVIAPAMNTLMWEHPVTDRNLKQLQQDCKKLRICWPQEKLLACGDMGTGAMASIPEILSQCYLDQKNS; the protein is encoded by the coding sequence ATGGCCAATATTCTTTTAGGTGTGACCGGTTCGGTCGCGGCGATTAAAGTTCCGGAACTGTTCGCGGAATTAACTGCTCTCGGACATCAGGTTCGAATTGTCACAACGCAGAAGGCCAAATACTTTTTTGATAACGCTCCCTTTATTGCCCAAAAATGTCTGATCGATGATGCCGCCGAGTGGCCGGGGCAAGAAGACGGTAGACAGTATCAGCGCGGCGATATGGTCCTGCATATCGAACTGCGGAAGTGGGCGGATTTGTTTCTCATAGCCCCCTTGGATGCCAACACCCTGGCGAAAGTAGCCAACGGAATTTGTGATAACTGCCTGACCAGTGTCTATCGCTGCTGGGATTTGACGCGGCCCGTGGTGATCGCGCCCGCGATGAACACGCTCATGTGGGAGCATCCGGTAACGGATCGAAATTTGAAGCAGCTTCAGCAGGATTGCAAAAAACTGCGAATCTGCTGGCCGCAGGAAAAACTGCTCGCCTGCGGAGATATGGGGACCGGTGCCATGGCCTCGATCCCGGAGATTTTATCGCAGTGTTATTTGGACCAGAAGAATTCCTAA
- the smpB gene encoding SsrA-binding protein SmpB codes for MAKDKTAPDEIKVITRNRRAFHEYEILEKIECGIVLVGTEVKTLRDGHCNLEDSYAHLNAGELWLLGCEIPEYSMGNRLNHKPKRDRKLLLHRREIDKFAGKATQKGFTLVPLQMYFKAGRAKIEIAIAKGKQLHDKRDSIKDRESKRDLARAIATRRKS; via the coding sequence ATGGCGAAAGATAAGACTGCTCCCGATGAGATTAAGGTGATAACCCGTAACAGACGGGCTTTTCACGAATACGAGATTCTGGAAAAGATCGAGTGCGGAATCGTTCTCGTAGGGACGGAAGTCAAAACCCTCCGGGACGGGCACTGCAACCTTGAGGATTCGTACGCGCACTTGAATGCTGGAGAATTATGGCTTTTGGGTTGTGAGATACCGGAATATTCGATGGGCAATCGGCTCAATCACAAGCCCAAGCGAGATCGCAAATTGCTCCTGCATCGGCGCGAGATCGACAAGTTCGCCGGCAAAGCGACTCAGAAAGGTTTTACTCTGGTTCCTTTGCAGATGTATTTCAAAGCGGGTCGGGCAAAAATCGAGATTGCGATCGCCAAAGGTAAGCAGCTTCACGATAAACGGGATTCAATAAAAGATCGGGAATCGAAACGCGATCTGGCGCGGGCCATCGCAACCCGACGGAAATCATAG